In the genome of Achromobacter sp. MFA1 R4, the window CGGAAATGGTGGGCGAGGTGCTGCAGGTGATGAAAGGCCTGGCGAAGGACGGCATGACGATGGTGTGCGTCACGCACGAAATGGGCTTCGCGCGGGAGGTGGCGGACCGCGTGTGGTTCATGGACGCGGGGCGCATCGTCGAAACCGGCACGCCGGAAGACTTTTTCACGCGGCCCCAGACGGCCCGGGCGCAGAAGTTCCTGGCCGAAATCCGCCACTGAGGGGCGGGCGGCCGTCGCGTGTCAGGGGGTGCAGCGGGTGCGGGGCGGCGTGCCGCCCCGCGATAGGCTCATTCGGCCAGCGGATCCTGGAACTGCGAGCATTTCACCTGCACCAGCTTGCGATCCTGCAGGCGCAAGGCCGTCAGGGACCCGCCCCACACGCAGCCGGTGTCCAGGCAGATCACATCCGGCCGCTGCAGCAGCCCCAGCGTCGACCAATGCCCGAACACCGTCGTCACGTCGCGCGTCGCGCGGTTGGGCACGTCGAACCAGGGCACCAGCCCGGGCGGCCAGGCGCCCGGCGTCACCTTGGTGGCGAACTCCATGTGGCCGTTGGGCGTGCACAGGCGCATCCGCGTCAGCGCGTTGATGATCACGCGCATCCGCTTGCCGCCCTTGTGGTCTTCCTTCCAGGTGGCCGGCTCGTTGCCGTACATCTTTTGCAGCGCCTTCTGCCAGTTGGGACCGCGCAGCGCGTCCTGGACTTCGCTGGCCAGGGACAGCGTCTTGGCGACGTCCCATTTGGCCAGCGTGCCCGCGTGGACCAGCAGGTGGTTCTGCTCGAAATGCGCCAGCGGACGCGCGCGCAGCCAGTTGATCAGGTCGGCCGCGTCCGGCGCCCGCAGGATGGGCTCCAGCGTGTCGGACTTTGACGGCTTGCGTACGCCCGCGGCCGTGGCCAGCAGGTGCAGGTCATGGTTGCCCAGCACCACCGTCGCGCGGTCGCCCAGGTCGATGATGCGGCGCAGGGTGTCGAGCGATTGCGGGCCGCGGTTGACCAGGTCGCCGGCAAACCAGAAGCGCGACAAGGGGTCCCCGACCAGGTCGGGGTGGGACAGCAAGCGATCCAGCGGCGAGCAGCAGCCCTGCACGTCGCCGATCATCCAGATACTGCCGTTCATGCGGGACTCTTGCTCCAAGGCCAACGTTGCTGGAAGAGACGGGTAATGGTGTGACGGTATTCCATGTAGCTCATGGCGCCCAGCGCCAGCGCCATGGCGCCCAGGTTCGGCCCCAGGGCGGTCAGCCAGGGCGGCCACTTGCCCAGCATGCCGACGTTCAGCGCCAACTGGTTCAGCATGAAAAAGCCCACGCCCAGCAGGATGCCCACGAAGACCTTGGCGCCGACGCCGCCGCGGCGGGTCTGCATCAGGCCGATGGGCGCGGCGATGGTGATCATCACCAGCAGGGTAAAGGGGTAGGCCAGCTTGCGCCACAGGGCGACGACCTGGCGGCCGTACTGCAGCTGGTTGTCGCGCAGGTAGTCCACGTAGTCGAGCAGCGTGATGATCGACATGCGCTCGGGGGTCAGCACGCGCGCCAGCAGGCGCTCGGCGCTGAGCGTGGTGTCGATGGAGCGTTCGGGCAGCTTCACGACCGTGGCGGGCGGGTTCTTGGGCGGACGCGCATTGGCCAGCGCCGAGGCGGCCTCATTGTCCAGGCGCGTCTCGGCCACGTCCTTGAGCACCAGGTCGCCGCGCGTGAACGTGCCCGTGGGCGCGGTGGACAGCGCCGACAGCGTCAGGTCCTTCTTGAATTCGTAGAGGGTCACGCCGGCCACCTGGCCGTCGCCCTTGAGTTCGGCGATGTTGATGATGCGGGTGCCGCCGTTGGCGGTGGGTTCCTTGAACCAGTAACCGCTCTTGAGACGGTCGCCGCCGGCCTTGCCGCGGAACATCAGGTTGGCCTCGCCGGTCTTGATTTCGGCCCAGGGCGTGACGTATTCGGACAACAGGCCCGCGCCGATCATCAGCGGGATCGTGACGACCCACAGCATGCGCAAGAGGCGCATGCCGCTGACCCCCGATACGCGCAGGATCACCAGTTCGTTGCGCTGGGCCAGGCCCGCGAGCGCCAGGATGGCGCCGATCAGGAGCCCGATGGGCAGAAGGTCGTAGAGCCGGGTGGGGATCGCCAGCGCCTGCATGTACAGCAGGGCCATCATGGAGAACTTGTCGCCCACGTTGTCCAGGTCGTCCACCAGGGCAAAGAACGTGAAAAGGCCCAGCAGGGCCAGGAGGACCACTGCGCAAGAGCGATAGACCTCGCGGGCCAGGTAGCGACGTGCGGTACGCATGGGGAAAAGGGGAGTGAAGCGCGTAAACGTGAAAGCTTAACAAATCCCGCCGGCCGGGTAGGGCGCAATAGGACCGATTTGTCCGGTTTCCCTTTCAGGGAATGTCAACCATCTGCATCCGGCGGGTCAGCACCCCGACCCGGGAGTTCAGGTAGTTGGATCGGCGGTGGCTGTCATAGAAGCGCGGATTGGGCAGCATGGCCGCCAGCCGGGCCGACTGGCTCGTGCCCAGGTTGGCGGCGGTGGTATTGAAATAATGCTTGGCGGCGGCCTGGGCGCCGAACACGCCCACGCCCCATTCGGCGACGTTCAGGTAGAGCTCCAGGATCCGTTCCTTGCTCATCACATGCTCGATCATATAGGCCAATACCAGTTCCTGGCCTTTGCGCAGGTAGCTGCGCGAGCCGGACAGGAACAGGTTCTTGGCCAGTTGCTGGGTAATGGTCGAGCCGCCGCGCATCTTGGAGCGTCCCGCCTCGAGCTGCTTCTGGTTGTACTCCCAGGCCTTGCGGATGGCGTCCCATTCGACCCCCTCGTGGCCCGTGAAATTGGAATCCTCGGAGGCGACCACGGCGCGCTTGAGCGACCGGCTGATCTTGTCGTAGGGGACCCATTCGTATTTCAGCTCGATGGCCGGGTCGTCCTTGCGCAGGCGCGACAGTTCTTCGCGCATGATCGCGCTGCTGCCGGGGTCGCGGTAGTTGTACCAGACCACCTGGGCGAACAGCCAGAACTGGTACAGCAGGACCGCGCAGACCAGCGCCATCAGCAGGCCGGTGGTGATCCGGAACCAATTGCGGCCAGTGCGTGTCGCCATGCCGCTCAGCGTCCCGCCGCCAGGGCCTCGCGCAGCGCCGCCAGCACCGGCGCGGGGTCCGGGCGCACGCCGTGCCAGAGGGTGAAGCTTTCGGCGGCCTGGCCGACCAGCATGCCCAGCCCGTCCGCCGTCAGCGCCGCGCCGTCGGCCTGGGCCTGGCGCATGAACGCGGTCGGCTGCGCGCCGTACATCATGTCGTAGGCCGCGGCGCCGTCGGCGTACAGGCCGGACGGCAGGTCGGGGGCCGCGTCCTGCAGGCCGCTCGCGGTGGCGTTGATGACCAGGTTCCAGCCGCCGGGCACGGTGGCGTCCGCCAGCGCGCCCGCGTCCACCCGGGTTTGCGGCGACACGCCGCTTGCGCGCCAGGCGGCGGCCAGCTCCTCGGCGCGGGCCGCGGTGCGGTTCACGATGCGGATGCGGGCGCAGCCGGCCTCGGCCAGGGGCTGCAGCACGCCGCGCGCCGCGCCGCCGGCGCCCACCAGCAGCACGGCGGCGCCGGAAAGGCGCACGCCCAGCCGCAACAGATCGTTCACCAGGCCCACGCCGTCGGTATTGCAGCCGTGCCAGGCGCCGTCGCGCCAGGACAGGGTGTTGACGGCGCCCGCCAGCCGCGCGCGGGGCGACAAGTGGGCGGCTGCCAGCGCATACGCTTCCTGCTTGAAGGGCACCGTGACATTCAGGCCCACGCCGCCGTCGGCCACGAACGCGGCGACCGCGTCGGCAAAACCGTCCACCGGCGCCAGCAGGCGCTCATAGCGTAGCGGCTTGCCGGTCTGCCGCGAAAACAGGGCGTGGATCTGGGGCGAGCGGCTGTGCGCGATGGGATTGCCGATGACGGCGTAGCGGGCTTGGGAAATCGCCTCGGTCATGGGGCCTGTGTTTCCAGAGTGTCGTTGACGAAATGCCAGGTGCGGGTGATGACCAGCACGTCCGTATCGCGGGCGATATCGGGAGGGAAGGGCGGAAAGGGCGCGGCAAGCTGGACGATGCGGCGCGCCGCCTGGTTCAGGACCGCGTGCGGGGACGGCTGGTCGATCTCGACGTCGGCGATGCTGCCGTCGGCGCGCACCGACACCGTGATGCGCAGCGACCCGTAGATGCGGCCGCGCGCTTCGTCGGGGTAATGCTGGGTGCCGACCGTTTCGATCCGGGTGCGCCAGGCGTCCAGGTACGCGGCGTAGCGCGACGCCTCGGCGGAGGGCGCGACGAACTGCTTGCGCGGCTCGGCGCTGTACTGCTGGACTCGCGCCGCCAGCGCCGCGATCTGGGCATT includes:
- a CDS encoding symmetrical bis(5'-nucleosyl)-tetraphosphatase, giving the protein MNGSIWMIGDVQGCCSPLDRLLSHPDLVGDPLSRFWFAGDLVNRGPQSLDTLRRIIDLGDRATVVLGNHDLHLLATAAGVRKPSKSDTLEPILRAPDAADLINWLRARPLAHFEQNHLLVHAGTLAKWDVAKTLSLASEVQDALRGPNWQKALQKMYGNEPATWKEDHKGGKRMRVIINALTRMRLCTPNGHMEFATKVTPGAWPPGLVPWFDVPNRATRDVTTVFGHWSTLGLLQRPDVICLDTGCVWGGSLTALRLQDRKLVQVKCSQFQDPLAE
- the lptG gene encoding LPS export ABC transporter permease LptG, with the protein product MRTARRYLAREVYRSCAVVLLALLGLFTFFALVDDLDNVGDKFSMMALLYMQALAIPTRLYDLLPIGLLIGAILALAGLAQRNELVILRVSGVSGMRLLRMLWVVTIPLMIGAGLLSEYVTPWAEIKTGEANLMFRGKAGGDRLKSGYWFKEPTANGGTRIINIAELKGDGQVAGVTLYEFKKDLTLSALSTAPTGTFTRGDLVLKDVAETRLDNEAASALANARPPKNPPATVVKLPERSIDTTLSAERLLARVLTPERMSIITLLDYVDYLRDNQLQYGRQVVALWRKLAYPFTLLVMITIAAPIGLMQTRRGGVGAKVFVGILLGVGFFMLNQLALNVGMLGKWPPWLTALGPNLGAMALALGAMSYMEYRHTITRLFQQRWPWSKSPA
- the mtgA gene encoding monofunctional biosynthetic peptidoglycan transglycosylase; this translates as MATRTGRNWFRITTGLLMALVCAVLLYQFWLFAQVVWYNYRDPGSSAIMREELSRLRKDDPAIELKYEWVPYDKISRSLKRAVVASEDSNFTGHEGVEWDAIRKAWEYNQKQLEAGRSKMRGGSTITQQLAKNLFLSGSRSYLRKGQELVLAYMIEHVMSKERILELYLNVAEWGVGVFGAQAAAKHYFNTTAANLGTSQSARLAAMLPNPRFYDSHRRSNYLNSRVGVLTRRMQMVDIP
- the aroE gene encoding shikimate dehydrogenase — translated: MTEAISQARYAVIGNPIAHSRSPQIHALFSRQTGKPLRYERLLAPVDGFADAVAAFVADGGVGLNVTVPFKQEAYALAAAHLSPRARLAGAVNTLSWRDGAWHGCNTDGVGLVNDLLRLGVRLSGAAVLLVGAGGAARGVLQPLAEAGCARIRIVNRTAARAEELAAAWRASGVSPQTRVDAGALADATVPGGWNLVINATASGLQDAAPDLPSGLYADGAAAYDMMYGAQPTAFMRQAQADGAALTADGLGMLVGQAAESFTLWHGVRPDPAPVLAALREALAAGR